One window of the Pirellulales bacterium genome contains the following:
- a CDS encoding Rieske 2Fe-2S domain-containing protein, whose amino-acid sequence MSSEFTTVAKTGSIPEGQGITVVLGDRLVAVFNSGGEYFAIDDLCPHMGASLGAGEVDEGVVTCPWHAWRFKVADGTWCDNPRIKIDSFETRVVGDEIQVRPRDVQPRPDNGARS is encoded by the coding sequence TTGTCATCTGAATTCACCACCGTTGCCAAAACCGGATCGATCCCGGAAGGCCAAGGCATCACGGTCGTGCTCGGCGATCGGCTGGTGGCGGTTTTCAACTCCGGTGGCGAGTATTTCGCCATTGACGATCTGTGCCCGCACATGGGCGCCTCGCTCGGAGCGGGCGAGGTCGATGAAGGAGTCGTGACCTGTCCGTGGCACGCTTGGCGATTCAAGGTGGCCGACGGCACCTGGTGCGACAACCCGCGGATCAAGATCGACAGCTTCGAGACGCGCGTGGTCGGCGACGAAATCCAAGTCCGCCCGCGCGACGTTCAACCGCGGCCCGATAATGGCGCGCGCTCTTGA
- a CDS encoding TIGR03960 family B12-binding radical SAM protein has product MLNSQLKERITSRTLPRVQTPAQYVGGELNMVRKDHRAVRGKLCLAFPDTYSIGMSHHGLQVLYTLMNNRADWVCERAFTPWDDMERALREAGLPLYSLETFTPLSDFDIFGFTLQYEICTSNILTMLDLGGIPLRGAERTMEHPLVIAGGPCAQNPEPLAPFIDLFVTGDGEPSLPLLCDEWLRLKDECRASGGFARGEAGARQREEMLAQMAARLPFAYVPRFYEPEYYADGRLAALNRTRSDVPETIEPSIIGDFDGTPLPAAPIVPFVECVHDRIAIEIMRGCPWQCRFCQSTVIKRPLRVREVETIVKAALEAHRNTGFNEVSLLSLSTSDYPNFEQLIRRMQEVFRPLGVSISVPSLRVNEILKSVAALIGTDRHSSLTLAPEVARDDMREQIRKKIKNEDLYEGCREAFANGFDKVKLYFLCGLPGEREVDLDGIVDMAETIAQIGREVRGRFPKVTASVSNFVPKAHTPYQWNGMQTREYFHWAHQHMRRRLKIRSVQLKCHPVETSLLEGLLSRGDRRLADVVELAWRRGARLDSWAERLDADLWWKALADVGQGRAGMDFASLVHRASPIGDRLPWDHINVKKGRTYLEKEQLRAVVQLEAMAGAV; this is encoded by the coding sequence ATGTTAAATTCACAACTCAAAGAACGCATCACCAGCCGCACCTTGCCGCGCGTGCAGACGCCGGCTCAGTACGTCGGTGGTGAGTTGAACATGGTCCGCAAGGACCATCGCGCCGTGCGCGGCAAGCTCTGTTTGGCGTTTCCCGATACTTATTCGATCGGGATGAGCCATCACGGGCTGCAAGTGCTCTATACGCTGATGAACAATCGGGCCGATTGGGTCTGCGAGCGGGCGTTCACGCCGTGGGACGATATGGAGCGAGCGCTCCGTGAAGCCGGCCTGCCGCTTTACAGCCTCGAGACGTTCACGCCCCTTTCGGATTTCGACATCTTCGGTTTCACGCTTCAATACGAAATCTGCACGAGCAACATCCTCACGATGCTCGACCTGGGCGGCATCCCGCTCCGCGGCGCCGAGCGGACGATGGAGCATCCGCTGGTGATCGCCGGCGGGCCCTGCGCCCAGAACCCCGAGCCGCTCGCCCCGTTCATCGATCTGTTTGTCACGGGTGACGGCGAGCCGAGCTTGCCGCTCTTATGCGACGAGTGGCTGCGATTGAAAGACGAATGCCGTGCAAGTGGCGGCTTCGCTCGTGGCGAGGCGGGCGCACGGCAGCGAGAAGAGATGTTGGCCCAAATGGCCGCGCGGCTGCCGTTTGCGTATGTGCCGCGTTTTTACGAGCCGGAATACTATGCCGACGGCCGGCTAGCGGCGCTGAACCGAACGCGGTCCGACGTGCCCGAGACGATCGAGCCTTCGATCATCGGCGATTTCGACGGGACGCCGCTGCCGGCCGCGCCGATCGTGCCGTTTGTCGAATGCGTTCATGACCGGATCGCGATCGAGATTATGCGCGGCTGCCCGTGGCAATGCCGCTTTTGCCAGAGCACGGTGATCAAGCGGCCGCTGCGGGTGCGTGAGGTCGAGACGATCGTCAAGGCAGCGCTTGAGGCGCATCGCAATACGGGCTTCAACGAGGTTTCGCTCCTTTCACTTTCGACGAGCGATTATCCGAATTTCGAGCAGCTCATCCGGCGGATGCAGGAAGTGTTCCGGCCGCTGGGGGTGAGCATTTCGGTGCCGAGCCTCCGCGTGAACGAGATCTTGAAGAGCGTTGCCGCCCTGATCGGCACCGATCGACATTCGAGCCTCACGCTGGCCCCCGAAGTCGCCCGCGACGACATGCGGGAGCAAATTCGCAAGAAAATCAAGAACGAGGACCTTTACGAAGGATGCCGCGAGGCGTTTGCCAACGGGTTCGACAAGGTGAAGCTCTATTTCCTCTGCGGGCTGCCGGGAGAGCGCGAGGTCGATCTCGACGGCATCGTCGACATGGCCGAGACGATCGCCCAGATCGGCCGCGAAGTCCGTGGACGGTTCCCCAAGGTGACGGCGAGCGTTTCGAACTTCGTACCCAAGGCCCACACTCCCTATCAATGGAACGGGATGCAGACTCGCGAGTATTTCCATTGGGCCCATCAGCACATGCGGCGGCGGCTGAAGATTCGCAGCGTGCAGTTGAAATGCCATCCGGTCGAGACGAGCTTGCTCGAAGGCTTGCTCAGCCGCGGCGATCGGCGACTGGCCGACGTGGTCGAGCTGGCCTGGCGACGCGGGGCGCGGCTCGATAGCTGGGCCGAGCGGCTTGATGCGGATTTGTGGTGGAAAGCGCTGGCCGATGTGGGGCAGGGGAGGGCAGGGATGGATTTCGCATCGCTCGTGCATCGCGCGTCGCCGATTGGGGATCGCTTGCCCTGGGACCACATCAATGTGAAGAAAGGGCGGACGTATTTGGAGAAAGAGCAGCTTCGCGCGGTCGTGCAACTCGAGGCGATGGCCGGGGCGGTGTGA
- a CDS encoding Cof-type HAD-IIB family hydrolase — MPAFRLLALDIDGTLINSREELTPATREAIRRARQAEIQVVLATGRRYSRSLQFVDRLELDLPLVTASGALVKRPLDHQTLYRAEFHPAALRGTLAHLMRSGYDAVLYTDSYAEGFDFYCPRLEVEQAELAEFYRLNPECGRVLPELMTAPPAAVFAGFAMGTKSQMLRVADELQAKWNEDLTIHVLRSPRYTGFMCEIAPAGVSKWSGVLHVAEQSGIAREEICAVGDDVNDIPMILGAGLGVAMGNALDEVKAAADRVAPGHDSDGLVAVVDWLLLD; from the coding sequence ATGCCGGCATTTCGCCTTTTGGCCCTCGACATCGACGGTACGCTGATCAATAGCCGCGAGGAACTCACGCCGGCCACGCGGGAAGCGATTCGGCGGGCGCGGCAGGCCGAGATTCAAGTGGTGCTCGCCACTGGCCGGCGCTATAGTCGATCACTCCAATTCGTCGACCGTCTCGAACTCGATCTGCCGCTGGTGACGGCCAGTGGGGCGCTCGTCAAACGGCCACTCGATCATCAGACGCTCTATCGCGCCGAGTTTCACCCCGCAGCGCTTCGCGGCACGCTCGCGCATTTAATGCGATCCGGTTACGACGCCGTGCTTTATACCGATAGCTATGCCGAAGGGTTCGATTTCTACTGTCCGCGACTGGAAGTGGAGCAAGCGGAATTGGCGGAGTTTTATCGACTCAATCCGGAATGTGGCCGTGTCCTGCCCGAACTGATGACCGCGCCTCCCGCCGCCGTTTTCGCCGGCTTCGCAATGGGAACGAAATCGCAAATGCTTCGCGTGGCCGACGAATTGCAGGCCAAGTGGAACGAAGACCTGACGATCCACGTGCTCCGTAGCCCGCGATATACGGGCTTCATGTGCGAGATCGCCCCGGCGGGCGTGAGCAAATGGTCTGGCGTGCTGCACGTGGCCGAGCAAAGCGGAATCGCCCGCGAGGAAATCTGTGCCGTCGGCGATGACGTGAACGACATTCCGATGATCCTCGGCGCCGGCTTAGGCGTGGCGATGGGCAATGCCTTGGACGAAGTCAAGGCAGCAGCCGACCGAGTGGCGCCGGGGCACGACAGCGATGGGCTGGTGGCCGTGGTCGATTGGCTGCTGTTAGACTAG